Proteins from a single region of Pseudomonas sp. 10S4:
- a CDS encoding alpha/beta hydrolase has translation MTQPLILQPGKPVDACVIWLHGLGADRYDFLPVAEALQESLLTTRFVLPQAPTRAVTINGGYEMPSWYDILAMNPARAISLEQLDESAKMVIELIEEQRASGIDASRIFLAGFSQGGAVVLHSAFLKWQGALGGVLALSTYAPTFSDELELSASQQRIPVLCLHGQYDDVVQNAMGRSAYEHLKLRGVTVTWQEYPMGHEVLPEEIRDIGVWLAERLR, from the coding sequence ATGACCCAGCCCTTGATTCTTCAGCCCGGCAAGCCCGTAGACGCCTGCGTTATCTGGCTGCACGGCCTGGGCGCCGATCGCTATGACTTTCTGCCAGTGGCCGAAGCCCTGCAGGAAAGCTTGTTGACCACTCGTTTCGTTCTGCCACAAGCACCGACTCGCGCTGTCACTATCAACGGCGGCTACGAGATGCCGAGCTGGTACGACATATTGGCCATGAACCCGGCGCGCGCCATCAGTCTTGAGCAGTTGGACGAGTCGGCAAAAATGGTGATTGAACTGATTGAAGAGCAGCGAGCCAGCGGAATAGACGCCTCGCGGATCTTCCTGGCCGGTTTTTCCCAAGGTGGCGCCGTGGTCTTGCACAGCGCTTTCCTGAAATGGCAGGGAGCCCTGGGTGGCGTACTCGCCCTCTCTACTTATGCGCCGACATTCAGTGATGAACTGGAGCTTTCAGCCAGCCAGCAGCGCATTCCCGTTCTTTGCTTGCACGGCCAGTACGATGACGTGGTTCAGAACGCCATGGGTCGCAGTGCTTATGAGCATTTAAAGCTGCGTGGTGTCACCGTGACATGGCAAGAATACCCAATGGGTCACGAAGTGTTACCCGAAGAAATTCGCGACATTGGCGTCTGGCTGGCCGAGCGTTTGCGTTAA
- a CDS encoding GIY-YIG nuclease family protein, producing MNTLSEIPADTPVSKPWFVYLVRAANGSLYCGISDDPVRRFAKHQSGKGARFFLSSPAMALVYTEVCRDKSEALRQERLIKKLKKSAKECLVGTYQPD from the coding sequence GTGAACACCCTCAGCGAAATCCCCGCCGACACCCCGGTGAGCAAACCCTGGTTCGTCTACCTCGTGCGCGCGGCCAATGGTTCGCTCTACTGCGGGATCAGCGACGATCCGGTGCGCCGTTTTGCCAAGCACCAAAGCGGCAAGGGCGCGCGGTTTTTCCTCTCCAGCCCCGCCATGGCACTGGTCTACACCGAAGTCTGTCGCGATAAAAGCGAAGCGCTGCGTCAGGAACGGCTGATCAAAAAACTCAAAAAAAGCGCCAAAGAGTGCCTGGTGGGCACTTATCAACCTGACTGA
- the yejK gene encoding nucleoid-associated protein YejK, translated as MPIRHCIVHLIDKKPDGTPAVLHARDSELAESTAIENMLADLNESYNAKQGKAWGFFHAESGAHPFSGWLKEYLDGGKDFTAFSRVAVEHLQKLMEESNLSVGGHVLFAHYQQGMTDYLAIALLHHSEGVAVTEALDVTASRHLDLGQLHLAARINISEWQNNKQSKQYISFIKGKNGKKVSEYFRDFIGCQEGVDGPGETRTLLKAFSDFVESEDLPEESAREKTKTLVDYASSQAKLGEPMGLEELSELIDEERPKAFYDHIRNKDYGLSPEIPADKRTLNQFRRFTGRAEGLSISFEAHLLGSKIEYDEEAGTLIIKGLPTQLTDQLKRRN; from the coding sequence ATGCCGATCCGTCATTGCATCGTCCACCTGATCGACAAAAAACCCGACGGCACACCTGCAGTTCTTCACGCTCGCGACTCGGAACTTGCAGAGTCCACCGCCATCGAGAACATGCTCGCCGACCTCAACGAGAGCTACAACGCCAAACAAGGCAAGGCCTGGGGTTTCTTCCATGCCGAGTCCGGGGCGCATCCGTTCAGCGGCTGGCTGAAGGAATACCTCGACGGCGGCAAGGATTTCACGGCGTTCAGCCGGGTGGCGGTGGAACACCTGCAAAAGCTGATGGAGGAGTCGAACCTGTCGGTGGGCGGCCACGTGCTGTTTGCGCACTACCAGCAAGGCATGACCGATTACCTGGCCATCGCCCTGTTACACCATAGCGAAGGCGTTGCCGTGACCGAAGCGCTGGACGTCACCGCGTCCCGCCACCTTGATCTGGGCCAGTTGCACCTGGCGGCGCGGATCAACATTTCCGAGTGGCAGAACAACAAGCAATCCAAGCAGTACATTTCGTTTATCAAAGGTAAGAACGGCAAAAAGGTTTCGGAGTATTTCCGCGACTTCATCGGCTGCCAGGAAGGCGTCGACGGCCCCGGCGAAACCCGCACCTTGCTCAAAGCCTTCAGTGACTTCGTCGAAAGCGAAGACTTGCCGGAAGAGTCCGCCCGCGAGAAAACCAAAACCCTGGTTGATTACGCCAGCAGCCAAGCCAAACTCGGCGAGCCGATGGGCCTGGAAGAACTCTCGGAGCTGATCGACGAAGAACGCCCGAAAGCCTTCTACGATCACATCCGCAACAAGGATTACGGCCTGTCCCCGGAGATTCCGGCGGATAAGCGCACCCTGAACCAGTTCCGCCGCTTCACCGGGCGCGCTGAAGGGCTGTCCATCAGCTTTGAAGCGCACCTGCTGGGCTCGAAGATCGAATACGACGAAGAAGCCGGCACGCTGATCATCAAGGGCTTGCCGACCCAACTGACTGACCAGCTCAAGCGGCGCAACTGA
- a CDS encoding amino acid ABC transporter substrate-binding protein: MKMLKSTLAIVTAAAVLGVSGFAQAGATLDAVQKKGFVQCGVSDGLPGFSVPDSTGKILGIDADVCRAVAAAVFGDATKVKFSQLNAKERFTALQSGEIDILSRNTTMTSSRDAGMGLKFPGFITYYDGVGFLANSKLGVKSAKELDGATICIQAGTTTELNVSDYFRANNLKYTPITFDTSDESAKSLESGRCDVLTSDKSQLYAQRSKLASPKDYVVLPETISKEPLGPVVRNGDDEWLAIVRWVGYAMLNAEEAGITSKNVLEEAKSTKNPDVARLLGGDGEYGKDLKLPKDWVVKIVSQVGNYGEIFEKNLGKSTPLEIDRGLNALWTNGGIQYAPPVR; encoded by the coding sequence ATGAAAATGTTGAAATCCACCCTGGCTATCGTGACTGCTGCTGCAGTGCTCGGTGTCAGCGGGTTCGCTCAGGCGGGTGCAACCCTGGATGCAGTGCAGAAGAAAGGTTTCGTACAGTGCGGCGTGAGTGACGGTTTGCCGGGCTTCTCGGTTCCGGACTCCACCGGCAAGATCCTCGGGATCGACGCTGACGTCTGCCGCGCTGTGGCAGCTGCCGTTTTCGGCGACGCTACCAAGGTTAAATTCAGCCAGTTGAACGCCAAGGAGCGCTTCACCGCGTTGCAGTCCGGCGAAATCGACATCCTTTCGCGTAACACCACCATGACTAGCTCCCGTGACGCGGGCATGGGCTTGAAATTCCCTGGCTTCATTACCTATTACGACGGCGTTGGCTTCCTGGCCAACAGCAAGCTGGGCGTGAAAAGTGCCAAGGAACTGGATGGCGCAACCATCTGTATTCAAGCCGGTACCACCACCGAGCTGAACGTGTCCGACTACTTCCGCGCCAACAACCTGAAGTACACCCCGATCACTTTCGACACCTCCGATGAAAGCGCCAAGTCGCTGGAGTCCGGTCGTTGCGACGTGCTGACCTCCGACAAGTCGCAGCTGTACGCACAGCGCAGCAAACTGGCTTCGCCAAAAGACTACGTCGTACTGCCGGAAACCATCTCCAAAGAACCGCTGGGCCCTGTCGTGCGTAATGGCGATGACGAGTGGCTGGCGATCGTTCGCTGGGTTGGCTACGCAATGCTGAACGCCGAAGAAGCCGGTATCACTTCGAAAAACGTTCTGGAAGAAGCCAAGTCCACCAAGAACCCGGATGTTGCTCGTCTGCTGGGTGGCGACGGTGAATACGGCAAAGACCTGAAACTGCCGAAGGACTGGGTCGTCAAGATCGTTTCCCAAGTCGGTAACTACGGCGAAATCTTCGAGAAAAACCTCGGCAAGAGCACTCCGCTGGAAATCGACCGTGGCCTGAACGCGCTGTGGACCAACGGCGGCATTCAATACGCACCACCAGTGCGCTGA
- a CDS encoding amino acid ABC transporter permease, producing MTSHTFKPDMPPPSRSIGVVAWMRANMFSSWINTLLTLFAFYLIYLIVPPLLHWAILDANWVGTTRADCTKEGACWVFIQQRFGQFMYGYYPPELRWRVDLTVWLAVIGVAPLFISRFHRKAVYGLSFLVAFPIISYFLLHGGIFGLTNVATSQWGGLMLTLVIATVGIAGALPLGIILALGRRSNMPAIRVVCVTFIEFWRGVPLITVLFMSSVMLPLFLPEGMNFDKLLRALIGVILFQSAYVAEVVRGGLQAIPKGQYEAAAAMGLGYWRSMGLVILPQALKLVIPGIVNTFIALFKDTSLVIIIGLFDLLNSVKQAAADPKWLGMATEGYVFAALVFWIFCFGMSRYSMHLERKLDTGHKR from the coding sequence ATGACATCCCATACTTTCAAACCTGACATGCCACCACCGAGCCGTAGCATCGGTGTGGTGGCGTGGATGCGCGCCAACATGTTCTCCAGCTGGATCAACACCCTGCTGACTCTGTTCGCGTTCTACCTGATTTACCTGATCGTTCCACCGCTGCTGCATTGGGCGATCCTGGACGCCAATTGGGTCGGTACTACCCGCGCCGACTGCACCAAGGAAGGCGCTTGCTGGGTGTTTATCCAGCAGCGTTTCGGCCAGTTCATGTACGGCTACTACCCGCCGGAACTGCGCTGGCGCGTCGACCTGACCGTGTGGCTGGCGGTTATCGGCGTGGCACCACTGTTTATCTCGCGTTTTCACCGTAAAGCGGTGTACGGCCTGAGTTTTCTGGTGGCGTTCCCGATCATTTCCTACTTCCTGTTGCATGGTGGGATCTTTGGCCTGACCAATGTCGCGACCAGTCAGTGGGGCGGCCTGATGCTGACCCTGGTGATCGCTACCGTCGGTATCGCCGGTGCGCTGCCGCTGGGGATCATCCTGGCGTTGGGGCGTCGTTCGAACATGCCGGCGATTCGAGTGGTCTGCGTGACCTTCATCGAGTTCTGGCGCGGCGTGCCGTTGATCACGGTGCTGTTCATGTCCTCTGTGATGCTGCCGTTGTTCCTGCCTGAAGGCATGAACTTCGACAAACTGCTGCGGGCGCTGATCGGCGTGATCCTGTTCCAGTCGGCCTACGTGGCCGAAGTGGTGCGCGGTGGTCTGCAAGCGATCCCTAAAGGTCAGTACGAAGCGGCTGCGGCGATGGGCCTCGGTTACTGGCGCAGCATGGGCCTGGTGATTCTACCGCAAGCCCTTAAGCTGGTAATCCCTGGCATCGTCAACACCTTCATTGCGCTGTTCAAGGACACAAGCCTGGTGATCATCATCGGCCTGTTCGACCTGCTCAACAGCGTCAAGCAAGCCGCCGCCGACCCGAAATGGTTGGGCATGGCCACCGAAGGTTATGTGTTCGCGGCCCTGGTGTTCTGGATTTTCTGTTTTGGTATGTCCCGCTACTCCATGCATTTGGAACGTAAGCTGGACACTGGCCACAAGCGTTAG
- a CDS encoding nuclear transport factor 2 family protein — protein sequence MSDVHNALITRFYQAFQRLDADAMAACYTDDVVFSDPAFGELRGRDAGDMWRMLTTRAKDFSLIFDNVRSDERTGGAHWVATYLFSQTGNIVINDIQARFVFRDGKICEHHDNFDLWRWSRQALGTKGLLLGWTPLVRNAVRAQALKGLKAFQASR from the coding sequence ATGAGTGATGTCCACAACGCCCTGATCACCCGGTTCTACCAGGCCTTCCAGCGGTTGGATGCCGATGCCATGGCTGCCTGCTACACCGACGACGTGGTGTTTAGTGATCCGGCGTTCGGCGAGTTGCGCGGCCGTGACGCCGGCGACATGTGGCGCATGCTCACCACTCGGGCCAAAGATTTTTCCCTGATTTTCGATAACGTGCGCAGCGACGAGCGCACGGGCGGTGCTCACTGGGTGGCGACGTATTTGTTCAGCCAGACCGGCAACATCGTGATCAACGACATCCAGGCGCGTTTCGTGTTTCGCGATGGCAAGATTTGCGAGCATCACGACAACTTCGATCTGTGGCGTTGGTCGCGTCAGGCACTGGGCACAAAAGGCTTGTTGTTGGGCTGGACGCCACTGGTGCGCAACGCCGTTCGCGCCCAGGCCTTGAAGGGGCTGAAGGCATTCCAGGCCAGTCGCTGA
- a CDS encoding FadR/GntR family transcriptional regulator, with the protein MSDISPLVKRSLVDQALDLLRQRITEGVWVVGQRLPTEPELSAELGISRNTVREAMRVLAFSGLIEIRQGDGSYLRAVFDPLDTMKALSRCTHEQARETRHILEVEAIGLAALRRTDEDLAALREALGVSGSHYHGDLDSYIACDLVFHRRLVDAAHNPTLSELYRYFSSIIGAQLRKTLNISPRRQEVFDLHIELLDAVEQRDPERAKALSRQLINEP; encoded by the coding sequence ATGTCAGACATTTCTCCACTCGTTAAGCGATCCTTGGTCGATCAGGCCTTGGACCTGTTACGTCAGCGCATCACCGAAGGTGTTTGGGTGGTTGGTCAGCGCCTACCCACAGAGCCCGAGCTGTCCGCCGAGCTGGGCATCAGCCGTAACACCGTGCGCGAAGCCATGCGGGTGTTGGCGTTTTCCGGGTTGATCGAAATCCGCCAGGGCGACGGTAGTTACCTGCGGGCCGTATTCGATCCGTTGGACACGATGAAAGCGCTGTCCCGCTGCACCCACGAACAAGCCCGGGAAACCCGGCACATTCTGGAAGTCGAAGCCATCGGCCTGGCGGCATTGCGCCGTACCGACGAAGACCTGGCGGCGCTGCGCGAAGCCTTGGGCGTCAGCGGTAGTCATTACCACGGCGATCTCGACAGCTACATCGCCTGCGACCTGGTGTTCCACCGCCGTCTGGTGGACGCCGCACACAACCCGACCCTCAGCGAGTTGTATCGCTACTTCTCCAGCATCATCGGCGCGCAACTGCGCAAGACCCTGAATATTTCCCCGCGACGCCAAGAGGTGTTCGATCTGCATATCGAACTGCTGGATGCCGTCGAGCAACGTGACCCGGAACGGGCCAAAGCCCTGTCGAGGCAGTTGATCAATGAACCTTGA
- a CDS encoding glutaredoxin family protein, which translates to MLNGILKKFLLILLVVVVYQNWGKIERYIHPAQVVSEQTQAKANVVLYATDWCGYCKLTKRFLDQKGIPYKEFDIEKDAEARKAYEALGGRGIPLIDVNGTLIRGYDPDEILAALK; encoded by the coding sequence ATGCTGAACGGCATCCTGAAGAAATTCCTGCTGATCCTGCTGGTGGTCGTGGTTTACCAGAACTGGGGCAAGATCGAGCGGTACATCCACCCGGCGCAAGTGGTGTCCGAGCAAACGCAGGCCAAGGCCAACGTCGTGCTCTACGCCACCGACTGGTGCGGCTACTGCAAGCTGACCAAGCGCTTTCTCGACCAGAAGGGGATTCCATACAAGGAATTCGATATCGAGAAGGACGCCGAGGCGCGCAAGGCCTATGAAGCGCTGGGTGGGCGTGGGATACCGTTGATCGACGTCAACGGCACATTGATTCGCGGGTATGACCCTGACGAAATTCTCGCCGCCCTGAAGTAA
- a CDS encoding HU family DNA-binding protein — protein MALTKDQLIADIAEAIDAPKTTARNALDQLGQIVADQLENGGEITLPGIGKLKVTERPARTGRNPSTGAAIEIAAKKVIKLVVAKGLTDAVNK, from the coding sequence ATGGCTCTTACTAAAGACCAACTGATCGCCGACATCGCTGAAGCTATCGACGCGCCAAAAACCACCGCGCGTAACGCTCTGGACCAACTGGGCCAAATCGTTGCCGATCAGCTGGAAAACGGCGGCGAAATCACTCTGCCGGGTATCGGCAAACTGAAAGTGACCGAGCGTCCTGCCCGCACTGGCCGTAACCCTTCGACTGGCGCTGCCATCGAAATCGCTGCCAAGAAAGTTATCAAGCTGGTTGTGGCCAAAGGCCTGACCGACGCTGTTAACAAGTAA
- a CDS encoding type II toxin-antitoxin system MqsA family antitoxin, with translation MNTKQCFSCGTHDGLQHFEPRSITIDFKQMTRQVEDISGWECRVCGEIEFDDGSAERYSDASDQLLMDCRQLLANEMKRIRRKLHLTQKDAVKLLSGGGHNAFSRYERGELAPPQPLFTLMRLLDRHPHLMAEVHALSDGEDLRQLLAKRDTAPAS, from the coding sequence ATGAATACAAAGCAATGCTTCAGCTGCGGCACCCATGACGGGCTGCAACATTTCGAGCCGCGCAGCATTACCATCGACTTCAAACAAATGACCCGTCAGGTTGAGGATATTTCAGGCTGGGAATGCAGGGTTTGCGGTGAAATCGAATTCGATGACGGCAGTGCCGAGCGCTACTCGGACGCTAGCGATCAGTTGCTGATGGACTGCCGTCAGCTCCTGGCAAACGAGATGAAACGCATACGGCGCAAACTGCACCTCACGCAAAAAGACGCGGTGAAGTTGCTGTCTGGCGGCGGGCACAATGCATTTTCCCGCTACGAGCGTGGCGAACTTGCCCCGCCTCAGCCGCTGTTTACGCTGATGCGCCTGCTTGATCGGCATCCGCACCTGATGGCCGAAGTGCATGCGCTGAGTGATGGTGAGGATTTGCGTCAGTTACTCGCCAAGCGCGACACAGCACCCGCTTCGTAG
- a CDS encoding amino acid ABC transporter permease, which produces MQKSIGAPKQRFSLSDPKVRAWLFQIITIVAVVAMGWYLFNNTQTNLQHRGITSGFSFLDRSAGFGIAQHLIDYTESDTYARVFVIGLLNTLLVTVIGVVLATLLGFIVGVARLSPNWIVSKLATVYVEVFRNIPPLLQILFWYFAVFLTMPGPRASHNFGDTFFVSSRGLNMPAAQMSSGFWAFAISVVIAIVAIVMMCRWANKRFEATGVPFHKFWVGLAIIVVIPALCALIFGAPLHWEMPKLQGFNFVGGWVLIPELLALTLALTVYTAAFIAEIVRSGIKSVSHGQTEAARSLGLRNGPTLRKVIIPQALRVIIPPLTSQYLNLAKNSSLAAGIGYPEMVSLFAGTVLNQTGQAIEVIAITMSVYLAISISISLLMNWYNKRIALIER; this is translated from the coding sequence ATGCAAAAATCAATCGGCGCACCAAAGCAGAGGTTCAGCCTCAGCGATCCAAAAGTGCGTGCGTGGCTCTTCCAGATCATCACGATTGTCGCGGTCGTCGCGATGGGCTGGTATCTGTTCAATAATACGCAAACCAACCTTCAACACCGGGGCATTACCTCCGGCTTCAGCTTTCTGGATCGCAGTGCCGGGTTCGGCATCGCACAACACCTGATCGACTACACCGAATCGGACACGTATGCCCGGGTGTTTGTCATTGGCCTGCTTAACACGTTGCTGGTGACCGTCATTGGTGTGGTTCTGGCGACCCTCCTCGGTTTCATCGTTGGCGTGGCACGGCTGTCACCGAACTGGATCGTCAGCAAGCTGGCGACGGTTTACGTGGAAGTCTTCCGTAACATTCCGCCGCTGCTGCAAATCCTGTTCTGGTACTTCGCGGTGTTCCTGACCATGCCGGGGCCGCGTGCCAGTCACAACTTTGGCGACACCTTCTTCGTCAGCAGTCGTGGCCTGAACATGCCGGCCGCGCAAATGTCGAGCGGGTTCTGGGCATTCGCGATCAGCGTGGTGATAGCCATCGTTGCCATCGTGATGATGTGCCGCTGGGCCAACAAGCGTTTCGAAGCCACAGGCGTACCGTTCCACAAGTTCTGGGTGGGCCTGGCGATCATCGTGGTGATCCCGGCTTTGTGCGCGCTGATCTTCGGTGCCCCGTTGCACTGGGAAATGCCGAAGCTGCAAGGCTTCAACTTCGTTGGTGGCTGGGTATTGATCCCGGAACTGCTGGCGCTGACCTTGGCCCTGACCGTGTACACCGCGGCGTTCATCGCCGAGATCGTGCGTTCGGGCATCAAGTCGGTCAGCCACGGCCAGACCGAAGCGGCACGCTCCCTCGGGCTGCGCAACGGTCCGACCCTGCGCAAGGTGATCATCCCGCAAGCTCTGCGCGTGATCATCCCGCCACTGACCAGCCAATACCTGAACCTGGCGAAGAACTCCTCGCTGGCGGCCGGTATCGGTTATCCGGAAATGGTGTCGTTGTTTGCCGGTACGGTGCTGAACCAGACCGGGCAGGCGATCGAGGTTATTGCCATCACCATGAGCGTGTACCTGGCGATCAGTATCAGCATTTCCCTGCTGATGAACTGGTACAACAAGCGCATTGCGCTGATCGAACGGTGA
- the rlmF gene encoding 23S rRNA (adenine(1618)-N(6))-methyltransferase RlmF codes for MNAPRTPRPARKKPDSATPANAVEPRPKASLHPRNRHQGRYDFPELIKSTPELAKFVILNPYGKESIDFASPDAVRVFNRALLKSFYGVAHWDIPADYLCPPVPGRADYVHFLADLLASVNDGEIPRGAPVKVLDIGMGANCVYPLIGYSDYRWHFLGSEIDPTAVAAAKAIVQSNGLNKAIQLRLQSNPKHILLGLLEPGERFDLTMCNPPFHASMDEATKGSERKWRALGRADPKRKLPVLNFGGQSAELWCEGGEARFVTQLIAESASFQHKVLWFSTLVSKASNLPAIQTALKKAGVLESQVVEMSQGQKQSRFVAWTFQTKSEQQVWRERWVRKG; via the coding sequence ATGAACGCCCCCCGCACACCCCGCCCTGCGCGCAAGAAGCCTGACTCCGCCACCCCGGCCAACGCCGTGGAACCACGTCCGAAGGCCAGCCTGCACCCGCGCAACCGTCACCAGGGTCGTTACGACTTCCCGGAGCTGATCAAGAGCACGCCGGAACTGGCGAAGTTCGTGATCCTCAACCCGTATGGCAAGGAAAGCATCGACTTCGCCAGCCCTGACGCGGTGCGGGTGTTCAACCGGGCGCTGCTCAAGTCGTTCTACGGCGTGGCCCACTGGGACATCCCGGCTGACTACCTATGCCCACCGGTTCCGGGGCGTGCCGACTACGTGCACTTCCTGGCCGACCTGCTGGCCAGCGTCAACGACGGCGAGATCCCGCGTGGCGCTCCGGTCAAAGTGCTCGATATCGGCATGGGCGCCAACTGCGTTTATCCGCTGATCGGCTACAGCGACTACCGCTGGCACTTCCTCGGTTCGGAAATTGACCCTACGGCCGTGGCCGCCGCCAAAGCCATCGTCCAGTCCAACGGGCTGAACAAAGCCATCCAGCTGCGACTGCAAAGCAATCCCAAGCACATTCTGCTGGGCCTGCTCGAGCCCGGCGAACGCTTCGACCTGACCATGTGCAACCCGCCGTTCCACGCGTCGATGGACGAGGCCACCAAGGGCAGCGAGCGTAAATGGCGCGCCCTGGGCCGTGCCGACCCGAAACGCAAACTGCCGGTGCTGAACTTTGGCGGTCAATCCGCCGAATTGTGGTGTGAAGGTGGCGAAGCACGCTTTGTGACCCAACTGATCGCCGAAAGCGCGAGCTTCCAACACAAAGTGCTGTGGTTCAGCACGCTGGTGTCGAAAGCCTCGAACCTGCCAGCGATCCAGACCGCGCTGAAAAAGGCCGGCGTCCTGGAAAGCCAGGTCGTGGAAATGTCCCAAGGGCAGAAGCAAAGTCGCTTCGTTGCCTGGACCTTCCAGACCAAATCCGAGCAGCAAGTCTGGCGCGAGCGCTGGGTTCGCAAGGGCTGA
- a CDS encoding type II toxin-antitoxin system MqsR family toxin gives MEKNTPHYDLSVVKAQAIRLGTRAFTGTAREGGRRMDLSLSQMLRIVYSLEYRMLHKSMTTCADHRIWQDVYHIKTHGLEIRIKVTYRPGGGPPIISFKEKDA, from the coding sequence ATGGAAAAGAACACACCTCATTACGACTTGTCAGTGGTGAAGGCGCAAGCGATCAGACTGGGAACCAGGGCATTTACGGGCACCGCCCGCGAAGGCGGTCGCAGAATGGACTTGAGTCTTTCTCAAATGCTGCGAATCGTTTACTCGCTGGAGTACAGGATGTTGCACAAATCGATGACCACCTGCGCCGACCATCGCATCTGGCAGGACGTGTACCACATCAAGACTCACGGTCTGGAGATCCGCATCAAAGTGACTTATCGCCCGGGTGGTGGGCCACCGATTATCTCCTTCAAGGAGAAAGACGCATGA
- a CDS encoding amino acid ABC transporter ATP-binding protein, which translates to MSEAIKQPVSPEGIIQMQGVNKWYGQFHVLKDINLNVKQGERIVLCGPSGSGKSTTIRCLNRLEEHQQGRIVVDGVELTNDLKQIEAIRREVGMVFQRFNLFPHMTILQNCTLAPMWVRKMPKRKAEEIAMHYLERVRIPEQAHKFPGQLSGGQQQRVGVARALCMKPKIMLFDEPTSALDPEMVKEVLDTMIGLAEDGMTMLCVTHEMGFARTVANRVIFMDKGEIVEQAAPNDFFDNPQNDRTKLFLSQILH; encoded by the coding sequence ATGAGTGAAGCGATCAAACAGCCTGTGAGCCCTGAAGGCATTATTCAGATGCAGGGCGTTAACAAGTGGTACGGCCAGTTCCACGTGTTGAAAGACATCAACCTGAACGTCAAGCAGGGCGAGCGTATCGTCCTGTGCGGCCCTTCGGGTTCCGGCAAGTCGACCACCATTCGTTGCCTCAATCGCCTGGAAGAACACCAGCAGGGCCGCATCGTGGTCGATGGCGTGGAACTGACCAACGACCTCAAGCAGATCGAAGCGATCCGCCGCGAAGTCGGCATGGTGTTCCAGCGCTTCAACCTGTTCCCGCACATGACCATCCTGCAGAACTGCACCCTGGCACCGATGTGGGTGCGCAAGATGCCGAAACGCAAGGCCGAAGAAATCGCCATGCACTACCTGGAACGCGTCCGCATTCCGGAGCAGGCGCATAAATTCCCGGGGCAACTGTCCGGCGGCCAGCAACAGCGCGTCGGCGTTGCCCGTGCCCTGTGCATGAAACCGAAAATCATGCTGTTCGACGAACCAACGTCGGCACTCGACCCGGAAATGGTGAAAGAGGTTCTCGACACCATGATCGGCCTGGCCGAAGACGGCATGACCATGCTCTGCGTAACCCACGAAATGGGCTTCGCCCGCACCGTGGCCAACCGCGTGATCTTCATGGACAAGGGCGAAATCGTCGAACAGGCTGCGCCGAACGACTTCTTCGATAATCCACAGAATGATCGTACCAAGCTGTTCCTGAGCCAGATCCTGCATTGA